Below is a window of Trichosurus vulpecula isolate mTriVul1 chromosome 4, mTriVul1.pri, whole genome shotgun sequence DNA.
cagtatacacaatgactacagtgATATAAATGGGAAGAACCATAAAAGTATCAAAAGTGAATTTTGCAGAATTACAAGAAACAAATGGCTGCACCCAGAAAATTGTTCCTCGTCAACCTGAAATGAGGTGTCAGATGATCTATCCTCAGCCCTATGCTATTTAACATGTTTTATCACTTCTTTTGATAAAGACAGATGGCATGCATATCAGATTTACAGACGATCCAAAGCTGCAGACAGAAGCTAACACATAGATGGTAGTTAGGATCCAATAAGCTCTTGACAGTCGAGGGTGTTGGATGGAACCTAGTAAGATGAAACTTAAGAATAAATATAGAGGCTTTACTTGGGTTCCAAAATTAACTTCTCAGATACAAGATGGAGCAAAATGTGGCTAGATGGCAGGCCGTGTGAGAAAGCTCTGGGGTGTTAGTGGACTGAAAGCAAGTCATCAGTGTAGGATCCCCTAGAGCTAAGTCAGCCTCAGACTTCATTAAGAGAGTCAGAGTATTTAGGACTCGAGAAGTGATGGGGGTGTTTGTTGTCCTCTGCCCTGGATTAGTGCCATGTTTTACAAAAGATGTTGAGAAGGTGTGGAAAATGGTCAGAGGAACGTTGGTGAAGGACCTCCAGATCACTGCACGTGAAGATTGGTTGCAGGCATTtgggatgtttaacctggaggaaaaaaaaagcttagggGATGCATGACAGAATCTCAAGGGCTATTGTAGGGAAAGGGGATTAGATTTACACCTGTGAGCATGGGGAGGAAgttgtagagaggcagattttggctctaTGTAAGGGGAAAACGTTCTAACAATTAGAGACATCTAAAAATGGGGGGTGTTACTTtgaaggctggatggccacttagTGTATGTTTTAGAAGGGTTCTTGTTCAGGTAAATATTAGACTAGCCGGGCTCTGAGGTCAGGTCCCtgtcaactctgagattctgtatcTGTGTTACCTGATTGTACTATAAGGAGAATCAAAATCAGTGAGGGAAGGTGAGCTTATGCTCAGCAAATGACACTTGTGTTCACAGAacttatgtgtgtgtggtgtgtgaaCACCTTCACCCACCAGCTGCTAAGATGCATTTCTGTGGAATACAGTATGGGCAATTGTCCCCTTCCCATCCTGTACCGTCTAGAACAGTGCCTAGAGGTTGTTTACTCCATGGTGAATCCTGGAGGAAATTTGCCTTCTAGTTTGATCTCTGAACTGGTTATCTGGTTATCttgcctccttcccccaccccaagtggAGATCTCCAGCCTCCTAGTCCGGAATGTTAGTTATGAGATACCCTCCCTGAAGAAGCAGATCGCCAAGTGCCAGCAATTGCAGCAAGAGTATGGCCGTAAGGAGGAGGAGTGCCAGCTGGGAGCGGCAGAGATGAAGGAGCGTTTCTATAACTCCTGCAAACAGTACGGCATCACTGTGAGTGAGCTGCGGCCACCATTGCTAGGCCAGAGAGATGGTCACTTGGGGTATTCTACCTCACTCTTTCACCAAAGTTGTAGGAGAACATTGGATGGCATATTGTCCCACCTCTTCTAGTCCCAGGGTCTATTTGAGAAAGATTCCTCCCCCCCTCGCCCCCCAAATCCACTTTGCATGCTGCCTCTGACCCATCTCATTGGACTCTGGTTTCTGTTAAGCTGTGGCTTCCCACTACTTCCATATTAGTTCATATCCCCTACTTTCTCTCTAGGGAGACAACGTCCGAAGGGAATTGCTGGCATTGGTGAAGGATTTGCCGAGTCTGTTGACTGATATTGGGGCCAGGGTTGAGTCACTGTGGGAAGCTATTGAGCTCTACCAGGCCTGTGTGGGATTTGTGTGTGAGAGGTAAATAAGGGGCCTTTTTTCCTTTAGCATATTTCagcaaataattattaagtgtttactgtttACAGAGTACTGTACTTCTCTGGGAGatagatacaaagtttagatatgCATATTAGATAAAGTATAGTGATGGCCCTCCTGAATCTAATAGCCAGTAGGGGACTATGACATATGTAGTATGTGCCATGTTTGTGACTATGTTCAGATTAGAAAACTGtggtacagtttaatatgtggAAAATGCTGTGGGTGTTTTGGGTAATGAGGGGCATGTAGTtctaggaaatcaggaaaggcttcttgggaaAGGTACTATTTTAGCtggattttaaaagattaatatgAATTCAtcaaggggaagggaatgagggaaggtAATTCCAGGCATGTAAGGAACAGTGCGAGTAAAGGTGCAGAGGTTAGAAAGCCCAGGACATATGGGAGCTATAGTGGGTAATCCAATTTGGCTGAAACAAGAAGTTTGTAAAGGGAAAGAATatgagaaacaggagagaggagTTGTTCATTCTCCCTGGCTATCACCTCATCTTTTCAACTTACTTTTTATACAGTACTTGGGTTCCTGTTTCTAACCACCTATATTTAGCAAAGAAAACAAGAACCAACTGTATAGACCTTGCCCCTAAGGAGAGGGGGTTCCATAGTATGGTTCAGGAATCCATAATGATGCCATAACTGGATggtgggaagataatgaattgtgCATTCAAGCCCCACAGAGCAGGTGGTGCCAATGCTGAGACATGTGCAGAAGCGGGGAAACACGACCGTATATGAGTGGAGGACAGGGACAGAGCCCACAGTGGTTGAGCGGCCATGTCTGGAGGAACCCCCTGAGCAGGTGGCGGATGATGCAGTGAGTGTTGGCTTTGATGTGGAGGTTCCCATCCCAGAAGGGATTCATTACTCTTCTGTCTGTACCAGTAGCCTGATCCGCACAGCCCATTTTTAGTTTCCTCAAAGGAACATGGGGAGAGTTTTGAGTGAGACCTTGGGAGGACAGACCAAAGAGGCTATGTTGGCCCTGTTGTTTTCTGGTCTGGCTCTCGAGCAGCTATGCTGGAAGGGCAGCAGCCTAGTCAAGAACCTAATCTGGAGGACCATCTTTGGACCCAGCCACACTGCTTATACTGTGCCGTCTGGCCTTTATATTTGGAGGTCAGAACATCACAGGTGGACATTGTGTTAGGTCTCTCAGAAGAAACTCAGGAATGGGAAAACAGTCCcatctcactctcttcttttgTGTTTCCACTTCATTTTTCAGATCGACTGGGGCAACTTTGGAATAGAATCAGCTTCGGAAGGGATTAACTATGGCATCTCCACTGAGACAGATGAAATTGACTGGGGAATCTCCCTGGAGCCTGATTCAAAGGTTAAGTTTTTAAGCTTGAGAAGTCACCTTCTCATAGTGATATCTATGGTACCTACTTAAATCATAAGGGAAGACACCTGCACTTAAAAATGTTCCGTTTGATATGTCCTTGTCTTCAGGAAATAATGTAATTCAAGATGCAGCGCCTTTTCAAAAGTGACACAGTCAGTTCTAAATTCTGTTGTCTGGGAGTCAGGGCATATTTGTGGTAGGTTTGAATGCACAGGCCTGGGAGGGGTGTGTAGTTCTAGTTATGGGTTGGCATGCTGGGatggcagagaacaaaagagaagagagtcttCCTAATGTTGTTAAGTCACGACTGGTCAATTTTTGGCACTAAATTTCTTGGGACAAACAACTCGCTCTCCTTCTGCTACACTAGGGAAAATTTGAAGGAAATGCCAGAGGATCAGAGTAACTTAGGAAAGCATTGGCATGGGTGGTAGGGGAAATCCAAAGGCATTGGTAGCAGTGGCTTCAAGTGCCAACTTTACCAACATGCCCTAAGCTGTTGAGTACTGCTGTTGTCTGAGTCTGTACTGTTGAACTTCTCAGGTATTTGGGCCACcctagttcttttcttctttttcctggtATGTAAAGCCTTTATTCTGAGGGAGAATTTTTCCTAACTGCGCATCTTAATGGGATTTTGGGTCTATTTCCAGGAAGCTTGTAACGAAGGAATAAACTGGGGAGATGGAGATACTGATCCCGTGGAGATAACAGTGCTAGAAGCAGGAACCGAGGGTAAATTTTCACCATTCCCTGCTGTCTGTCTAAAATCAGTGAGCTTGCAGGCTTCTGTGGGGTCGAGAGCTAAgggtacaaagaaaaatacaCTTCAGTGATTGAAACTTTTTGCACATTCGGTCCTACTCTTACCTTCTTCTTGTGGGAAGAGGGGATGGTCATGATCAAGGACTTGAAATTATCCCTGGACACTCTTGGCTTTCTCTTTCCCAAGGCTCCTTTGGGACCCACGTGTCCCCGTGGCCTCTTGAAAACTGCTCTTGCCAAGTAGTTCCGGGAGTCACTGGGCTATGCAGTCACCTCCTGGGAATTATGTGGCATGGAAGAAGTAGAAGTAATGTAGTAACGAGGGTTTACCACTAGAGGACACTGTGGTATGAAACTTGGTCTGGCTTCAGAGCTGTGTTGTGGAGAAGGCTTTGTTGCAAAGCCCAGAGTGTATGCTCGTTTTAGACCTGTTTCTGTGTCCTCCCAGCACTCAGCCAGGTGGTCATCAATCTCAGGCCCGCGGTGACTAAGACCGTtcaagagagaggggaggagggtcgCTGCTTTCATGGAGGAAGGCCATTACCAAGCCTGGGCGTGCACGGGGCTCCGTGCCTGCAAggccttccttcctgcccccgTGCTCACAGGTCTTGTAGGCCCTCCTTCattgtctcatttttcttctgacAGCTCCAGAAGGGGTCGCAAGGGGTCCAGATGCTCTGACCCTTCTCGAATATCCCGAAACCCGGAATCAGTTTGTGGATGAACTCATGGAGGTACTAGGAGCTCTGAGACTTAGGGAGAGGAGCATAGTGGAGGCTGGGGCAGGAGGATAATGTAAAATGTGTGGCCTCACTCAGCTTCGTGTGTAAAGTACTTCCTGTGGAGATCTATTCAGCATCCCTGTAAGTGGTATGGTAAAGGTGGTGTAGTTTGATGTTTGTCTCCTTAGAAGCCAGTGGGAAAAGTGTGAACGATCAAAAGGAGTTTTAGCTTTATGGAGCCCCCTTTTTTAGTGTAGAAGTTTATGGAGTAGCATCTGATGTCTCTCAGCTCCTCTGCCCCAGGAAAGGTTGCCTGAGATCCTTGATGCCACTTGACCCACAGAGCTCAGCCCCATACTTCTGCCAGTCTCTGTCTTTTGTTGTGGTGAGAGAAAATCTGCCTACAATCTTCAGATGTCCTCCTTTCTTTAGTTCGGTGGTTGTCAGGGGTTTTTAGTACACAGCCCCCTTGGACCATCTACTTCACACATCCTCTTCTGCTCGACTCTTTGAATCACTTCAGTTTTGCTCACCTAACCTGTCATTTCTTACTGtctaggaaaggaagggaggggaagagacttaGGACTGGGTGGGGCAAATGGTGACAGATTATGGGGAGAAGGACTAAGGCCAGAATCTGTTTCAGTTATAGCTGGTGagttcccagagtcacacagaacaGGTAGTCCCTCCCTTTCCCCCGGGCACCAAATAAGGAACACTCTCAGGCTTGACTTTTGCATCAACCTCAGGATCCCCAGTGGCTTAAAGATTCACTCAACTATCAGAAATTTAACTGAACTTTGTAAACAGCTGTCCTGACccattttgttctcttttctcaGTTAGAAATCTTCTTGTCCCAGAGAGCATTGGAGATGAGTGAAGAGGCAGACATCCTATCAGTGAGCCAGTTCCAGCTGGCTCCACCCATCCTGCAGGGTCAGACCAAAGTGAAAGTGGTTGCCATGGTGTCAGTTTTGCAGGATCTGATTGGCCAGCTCACCAGTCTTCGAATGCAACACCTGTTTATGATCCTGGCCTCACCAAGGTCTGGCTTTCCCCTGTAGTATTTGATGGCTTGGGTAAGAGTATGGTATAGGACTTCCTCTTAGAGCAGCAGCTCTGAAACCTATGTGGTTCTTCCTGTTCTTTTCTTGACCCCTTAATACATCTCCCGGTTTCCTTATTTCCTCTACTATCTCCCTGTGCTTTCAGGGTTACCATTGCCTCAGGTCTGGGATGCCACTTGCCAGTTGTATGCGCAGAATCTGTTTCCCCAGTGTTCAGTGAGATAGCTTGCTTCTTGGAGAAGAAGGGTTTCGGAGTCTGAGGCTGGGTGCCAGAACACTGATCATACCAGATGTTGCCCAGAAAGCACAGTTTGGTCGTGAGGCTGTGTCCCCATGATTGGTAATTAGATCCCATACTTTGGTCTGGGCTTCCTATCCAGGTATGTGGATCGGGTGACCGATCTCCTCCGGCAGAAACTGAAGCAGTCTGACTTGCTGGCCTTGAAGAAAGAGCTGATGGTCCAGAAGAGACAGGAAGCTCTTCAGGAGCAGGCATCTCTGGAGCCCAAACTGGACCTGCTGATAGAGAAAACGAAAGAGCTGCAGAAACTGGTGAGAGAAATCAAGACCACCGCCAGCACCGGTGGGCCCTGAGGCCAGGCTAGCCCCGCCCTGGAGTGCAGAGCCCTGCATTCTTCCTCTGCTCTCTGACACCCCATGAGCCTCACTCAGTGTCACTGTCTTACAGATTGAAGCAGACATTTCCAAAAGGTACAACGGCCGCCCTGTGAACCTGATGGGAACCTTCCTGTGACATGTCCTGCCTTCTCACCTGCTCAGCCTTTGGGATGGAGGTCGGCTGGACGAGAGAGTAGTGGCATAGGCCTCTCTAATCGAAAGAGCCAACAAATGGGAAGGAAATCTCAAAAAGGGGAGATTTAGAGACCTTGCCCTTTGGCACTTTTGTCATGATTGGCTTTGTGGTCTGGTTATCTGGTAACCATCACTCTCAGTTTAGTGGggtgtaattaaaaaaaaatgctttgcgTCTTGCTTGTGGTTTCTCACAGTGTTGCTTCTCTAGTCCTAGAGTTTTGGGGCTGTGCTTACCCATGTTCCTCCAGCCCTCTTTGGGAAGAGAGgggttaaggattttttttctgctccAGCTGTGGCGATTGGGAGGTCCCCAGGCACTCATCTGCGC
It encodes the following:
- the CDK5RAP3 gene encoding CDK5 regulatory subunit-associated protein 3 codes for the protein MQDHQHVPIDIQTSKLLDWLVDRRHCNLKWQSLVLTIREKINAAIQDMPESEEIAQLLSGSYIHYFHCLRIVDLLKGTEASTKNIFGRYSSQRMKDWQEIVSLYEKDSTYLVEISSLLVRNVSYEIPSLKKQIAKCQQLQQEYGRKEEECQLGAAEMKERFYNSCKQYGITGDNVRRELLALVKDLPSLLTDIGARVESLWEAIELYQACVGFVCESPTEQVVPMLRHVQKRGNTTVYEWRTGTEPTVVERPCLEEPPEQVADDAIDWGNFGIESASEGINYGISTETDEIDWGISLEPDSKEACNEGINWGDGDTDPVEITVLEAGTEAPEGVARGPDALTLLEYPETRNQFVDELMELEIFLSQRALEMSEEADILSVSQFQLAPPILQGQTKVKVVAMVSVLQDLIGQLTSLRMQHLFMILASPRYVDRVTDLLRQKLKQSDLLALKKELMVQKRQEALQEQASLEPKLDLLIEKTKELQKLIEADISKRYNGRPVNLMGTFL